Below is a genomic region from Candidatus Cloacimonas sp..
TGTATTTTATAACTGACAATTAGTCGGCTTTAAGTCAAAATCGGCATATTCTATGAGATTATTAGTGACCTTATGCAAAGATAGAGAAAAGGATGAAAATGTTTGGCAGACAACAAACAACACCGATATTAACTCAAAGGGCGACAGATATTAGCGACGGGTTTTAACCCGGTGCTGAATAAAGGAGGGTTGACCTCCTGGTCAACCCACAACAAGATATTTATACTGTTACCTATAATTAAGTGGAAACTTGATAACTCGGCTGTCCAGGGAACGACGAGGATACCGTTCTTCTTGGACTATATTTCTCAGATGTATTTTTTAAGTTACCACAAAAATCACAACTGGGTTGAAAGTAAAAAAGCTCTTGAGGTTTGGTTTTTAGGTAGGCAGGAAAAAAACGAGTAAAATTCTAAACTGCAGCTTTTGCTTGACAATTATGCGCTCCAACAGATTTTGCAAAGTGTTAATAGATAAAATGATAGGCAGGAAAATACAAAATGGAATACAAGTTTAACGAAATTGAAAAGAAATGGCAAAATATTTGGCGGGAAAAAGGGATTTTTAATGCTCCCAATACAAGTTCCAAACCCAAATATTATGTTCTTTCTATGTTTCCTTATGCATCGGGAGTTCTGCATGTAGGGCATGCTTCCAATTATTTTATTGGAGATGTTATCTCGCGCTTGAAAATGATGGAAGGTTTCAATGTAATGCAGCCCATTGGCTATGATGCTTTTGGTATGCCTGCGGAAAATTATGCGATTGAACACAATTCACATCCGCGTCTGACAACGGAAGAAAACATTGCTGCAATGCGCATTCAATTTGACAGTATGGGTTTTGGTTTTGATTGGAGCAGAGAAATCAGCACTTGTCGTCCGGAGTATTATCGTTGGGGTCAATATCTTTTTAAGAAGTTATATGAAAAGGGCTTAGTTTACAGAAAAAAAGGATTTCAGAACTGGTGTGAAAAATGTCAGACAGTCCTTGCCAACGAACAAGTTGAGGATGGTCACTGTTGGCGTTGTGGAAACATTGTAGAACAAAAGGACTTGGAACAGTGGTATTTTAAAATTACTGAATATGCAGAAGAATTACTGGATTTTTCCCAAGTGATTGATTGGCCTGAACGAGTGATTACAATGCAAAAAAATTGGATAGGCCGTTCTGAAGGTGCCAAAGTTGATTTTATTTTAGAAGGGACAAACGAAAAAATACCGATTTTTACAACTCGCCCGGATACTATTTACGGAGTAACCTTTATGGCTTTGCCTCCGGAGCATCCTTTAGTGCAAAAATGGTTAAAAGAAGAACCAGATAATCAAGATTTGCAGGATTTTTGCCACAAAGTGATCAATGAGGACAAAGTTGTGCGCAGTTCCGCGGAAACAAGCAAAGAAGGTATTTTCAGCGGTAGGTATTGCCTCAATCCATTTAATGGTGATAAAGTTCAGATATGGATAACTAATTATGTGCTAATGGATTATGGAACGGGAGCAGTTATGGCTGTCCCGGCTCATGATCAACGCGATTATGAATTTGCCAAAAAATACAATATTCCGATTAAAATCGTGATTCAAAAACCAGATATGTCCTTAAAAGTGGCAGAAATGCAGGAAGCATATATAGAACCGGGAATTATGGTAAATTCTGCTAAGTTCAATGGGATGGATAGTGAGGAGGCAATTTCTGCAATCACTAATTGGGCTGTGGAAAATGGTTGGGGCGAAAAGACCGTCAGTTATCGTTTAAGGGATTGGTGTATTTCGCGTCAGCGCTATTGGGGAAATCCTATTCCAGTTATTCATTGTCCTCATTGTGGGATAGTTTTAGTTCCGGATGAGGATTTGCCTGTGGAATTGCCAGATAATGTTCAGGTTGGGAGAACTACCAGAAATCCGCTTTTGTGTGTTCCGGAGTGGATAAATGTTCCCTGCCCAAAATGTGGTGCTCCCGCAAAAAGAGAAACAGACACAATGGATACTTTTGTGGATAGCAGTTGGTATTATGCTCGCTATACAGACCCTAAAAATGATAAACAACCTTTTTCTCCGGAACTGGCAAATCAATGGTTGCCGGTTGATCAATACATTGGCGGAATTGAACATGCCTGTATGCACTTGCTTTATGCTCGTTTTTTCCATAAAGTTATGCGTGACTTGGGTTGGATTAACTATAATGAGCCCTTTGCGCGTTTATTGACGCAAGGAATGGTAACTAAGGACGGAGCCAAAATGAGCAAGTCCAAAGGCAATGTAGTCGATCC
It encodes:
- the leuS gene encoding leucine--tRNA ligase; translation: MEYKFNEIEKKWQNIWREKGIFNAPNTSSKPKYYVLSMFPYASGVLHVGHASNYFIGDVISRLKMMEGFNVMQPIGYDAFGMPAENYAIEHNSHPRLTTEENIAAMRIQFDSMGFGFDWSREISTCRPEYYRWGQYLFKKLYEKGLVYRKKGFQNWCEKCQTVLANEQVEDGHCWRCGNIVEQKDLEQWYFKITEYAEELLDFSQVIDWPERVITMQKNWIGRSEGAKVDFILEGTNEKIPIFTTRPDTIYGVTFMALPPEHPLVQKWLKEEPDNQDLQDFCHKVINEDKVVRSSAETSKEGIFSGRYCLNPFNGDKVQIWITNYVLMDYGTGAVMAVPAHDQRDYEFAKKYNIPIKIVIQKPDMSLKVAEMQEAYIEPGIMVNSAKFNGMDSEEAISAITNWAVENGWGEKTVSYRLRDWCISRQRYWGNPIPVIHCPHCGIVLVPDEDLPVELPDNVQVGRTTRNPLLCVPEWINVPCPKCGAPAKRETDTMDTFVDSSWYYARYTDPKNDKQPFSPELANQWLPVDQYIGGIEHACMHLLYARFFHKVMRDLGWINYNEPFARLLTQGMVTKDGAKMSKSKGNVVDPQYIIERFGADTLRTFLLFASPPEKDVEWSDDGIMGAFRFLNRVWRLIDSNLELIKCGLQSTERSDDISEAIKELRYETHYAIYRWKEDCLQRLQFNTAIATCMEFLNA